A genomic region of Oryza glaberrima chromosome 1, OglaRS2, whole genome shotgun sequence contains the following coding sequences:
- the LOC127770565 gene encoding chaperone protein dnaJ 15, protein MASSGKMEGPSAPAMRRDPYEVLSVPRDSSDQEIKSAYRKLALKYHPDKNASNPEASELFKEVAYSYSILSDPEKRRQYDTAGFEALENEGMDMEIDLSNLGTVNTMFAALFSKLGVPIKTTVSPNVLEEAMSGTVTVRPLPVGSSATGKVDKQSAHFYGVTISEEQAQSGIVVRVTSAAQSKFKLLFFEQEINGGYGLALQEDSQKTGKVTSAGMYFLHFQVYRMDSTVNALAMAKDPEAAFFKRLEGLQPCEVSALKSGTHIFAVYGDNFFKPASYTIEAMCAKSYEDTTQRLKEIESKILEKRNDLRQFETEYRKALARFQEVTNRYTQEKEAVDDMLRERDDIHSSFTTERTMVNSVGAGSSSSRYPTESPENGNIDGKDKSSKKKWFNLNLNRSDKKA, encoded by the exons ATGGCGTCGTCGGGGAAGATGGAGgggccgtcggcgccggcgatgcGGCGGGACCCGTACGAGGTGCTCTCCGTGCCCAGGGACTCCTCCGACCAGGAGATCAAGTCCGCCTACCGCAAGCTCGCGCTCAA GTATCACCCTGACAAGAATGCTAGTAACCCAGAAGCATCAGAACTCTTCAAAGAGGTTGCATATTCATATAGTATCTTGTCAGATCCTGAGAAACGGAGGCAATATGATACTGCTGGTTTTGAG GCATTGGAGAATGAAGGAATGGATATGGAAATTGACTTATCTAATCTTGGAACTGTGAACACAATGTTTGCTGCACTTTTCAG CAAGCTCGGTGTTCCAATCAAGACCACAGTATCTCCTAATGTTCTTGAAGAAGCTATGAGTGGAACAGTTACAGTGAGACCTCTCCCAGTTGGATCATCAGCAACGGGAAAG GTTGACAAGCAAAGTGCTCATTTTTATGGTGTAACAATAAGTGAAGAACAAGCTCAGTCAGGCATTGTAGTCAGAGTCACCTCAGCCGCACAAAGTAAATTTAAG CTGCTTTTCTTCGAACAAGAAATTAATGGAGGTTATGGACTAGCTCTTCAG GAAGATAGTCAGAAGACTGGTAAGGTGACATCTGCAGGCATGTATTTCTTGCATTTTCAAGTGTATCGTATGGATTCAACAGTGAATGCG TTGGCAATGGCCAAGGATCCTGAGGCTGCATTCTTTAAAAGGTTGGAAGGTCTCCAGCCGTGCGAAGTGTCGGCTCTCAAATCTGGAACTCATATATTTGCTGTATACG GTGATAATTTTTTCAAGCCAGCTAGCTATACAATTGAAGCAATGTGTGCAAAGAGTTACGAAGACACAACACAGAGGCTAAAGGAAATAGAGTCTAAAATTCTAGAGAAGAGAAATGATTTGCGCCAATTTGAAACTGAGTACAGAAAA GCTTTAGCGCGGTTTCAAGAAGTGACCAACAGATACACCCAAGAAAAAGAAGCG GTTGATGATATGCTGAGAGAAAGGGATGACATCCACTCCTCCTTCACGACCGAACGAACTATGGTGAACTCTGTTGGAGCTGGTAGCAGCAGTAGTAGATACCCCACTGAGAGTCCCGAGAATGGTAACATAGATGGTAAAGATAAATCAAGTAAAAAGAAGTGGTTCAATTTGAATCTTAATAGGTCTGACAAGAAAGCTTGA
- the LOC127770556 gene encoding AP-3 complex subunit delta, which translates to MASAPPAAPAPAPSLVDTLFQRSLDDLVKSLRADPSAAGESAAVARALSEIHREIRAPDAATKAVALQKLTYLSSLHFAPVASHPLAFPAIELIASPQLPHRRLAYLAASLSLHPASLSLLPLATHQLHKDLSPSTSSAANHHVTALALQLLASPAAAAAPDLPVHLAHDLVPHLSRGSPRAIAAAARVIAASPSAAVPVLFKPLAACLASPDPRASAAAAAAFCELSAPPADAAPFLPLAPDLYNLLTTSRSNWALIKVLKVFARLAPLESRLAARIVDPVCQLLARSAAMSLTFECIRTVLTALPAHDAAVRLAIGKAKEFLAAEDDPNLRYLGLLALGMLGPAYASTLHECRGVIAQSLGDADSNIRREALHLMMGLIDDSNATDIAGMLVSHASKSDPEFANDILGAVLSACGHNVYELVSDFDWYVSLLTDMGRNLHCAQGDEIGRQLVDVGLRVQDARPELVHSSRTLLIDPALLGNHLLCPVLSAAAWVSGEYVNFTKDPVELVEALLQPRTSLLPMSVRAVYIQAVLKVITFCCNLYVERLSDSSKEVSVALNGLSMDQTVSGGSDAPIGSSNEQITVPRMMEKDPFSLKLVVHMINLIETTVGPLVECNEVEVLERARNLIGFVYSLREIQELKESKFDDDKHSRVKELVKNMQTVLSHEIGPVSLNAQEKVSLPDDLVLNENLAELVDIISEDDTTLSSSIVFYPRSCGSVETRDEPALSLGSSSLLSEHRKRHGLYYLPTGKAEDGPVDYPHANDPLLPASSESALDDKLKTIQPVTGGKKPKAVKSRPKVVKLDGEDFLSSMVASASVPKEDSLSGAVRGVLLGRDLKPSSSQKASDKAHEGIINKMDSGESSSQWKNNVDADFVGHPTSSSRPSIQQSHDKESTNPLESDGKEARRSRSGHRQGKHKHRERHSTQPDVPQAPIIQDFLL; encoded by the coding sequence ATGGCCTCcgccccgccggcggcgccggcgccggcgccatcgcTGGTAGACACGCTCTTCCAGCGCTCCCTCGACGACCTCGTCAAGTCCCTCCGCGCCGACCCGTCGGCCGCCGGcgagtccgccgccgtcgcgcgcgcgctctccgAGATCCACCGGGAGATCCGCgcccccgacgccgccaccaaGGCCGTGGCGCTCCAGAAGCTGACCTACCTCTCGTCGCTCCACTTCGCCCCCGTCGCCTCCCACCCGCTCGCCTTCCCGGCCATCGAGCTCATCGCCTCGCCGCAGCTACCCCACAGGCGCCTCGCCTACCTCGCCGCCTCGCTCTCCCTCCACCCGGCctcgctctccctcctcccgctCGCCACCCATCAGCTCCACAAGGAcctctccccctccacctccagcgCCGCCAACCACCACGTCACGGCCCTCGCGCTCCAGCTgctcgcctcccccgccgccgccgccgcgcccgaccTCCCCGTTCACCTCGCGCACGACCTCGTGCCCCACCTCTCCCGCGGGAGCCCCCGGGCGatcgcggccgccgcgcgtgtcatagccgcctcgccgtccgcgGCCGTGCCGGTCCTTTTCAAGCCACTGGCCGCGTGCCTCGCGTCGCCTGACCCGCGGGCGTCGGCTGCTGCCGCAGCTGCATTCTGTGAGCTGTCGGCGCCGCCAGCCGATGCTGCTCCTTTCCTGCCGCTGGCGCCCGACCTCTACAATCTGCTCACCACGTCCCGCTCCAACTGGGCGCTCATCAAGGTGCTCAAGGTGTTTGCACGGCTGGCTCCTCTGGAATCACGCCTCGCCGCACGGATTGTCGACCCGGTGTGCCAGCTTCTCGCGCGTTCTGCTGCTATGTCCCTGACGTTTGAGTGCATCCGGACTGTTCTAACTGCCCTGCCGGCACATGATGCTGCCGTGCGCCTTGCCATTGGGAAGGCCAAGGAGTTCCTTGCTGCTGAGGATGATCCCAACCTGCGGTACCTCGGCCTCCTTGCGCTTGGTATGCTTGGACCGGCATATGCATCGACGTTGCATGAATGCCGTGGTGTGATTGCCCAATCACTGGGTGATGCTGACTCAAACATCCGCCGGGAGGCGTTGCACCTCATGATGGGGTTGATCGATGACAGCAATGCCACGGACATTGCTGGCATGCTGGTCAGTCATGCTTCGAAGTCAGACCCAGAGTTTGCAAATGACATTCTTGGCGCTGTTCTTTCAGCATGTGGGCACAATGTGTATGAGCTGGTATCGGACTTTGATTGGTATGTCTCGCTCCTCACAGATATGGGTAGGAACCTTCATTGTGCACAGGGGGATGAGATTGGTCGGCAGCTTGTTGATGTGGGACTGAGGGTGCAGGATGCACGGCCAGAGCTTGTTCATTCATCTCGAACTCTTCTCATTGATCCTGCTTTGCTTGGAAACCACCTCCTTTGTCCTGTTCTTTCTGCTGCTGCATGGGTCTCGGGTGAGTATGTGAACTTCACGAAGGATCCTGTTGAGCTTGTTGAGGCACTTCTGCAGCCAAGGACCAGCCTCCTGCCGATGTCCGTGAGAGCTGTCTACATCCAGGCAGTACTTAAAGTGATCACTTTCTGTTGCAATTTGTATGTTGAGAGGTTGAGTGATTCAAGCAAGGAAGTGTCTGTAGCATTGAATGGGTTATCTATGGATCAAACTGTTAGTGGGGGAAGTGACGCTCCAATTGGGTCTAGCAATGAACAAATTACAGTCCCTAGGATGATGGAAAAGGACcctttttcacttaaattggttgTTCACATGATTAACTTGATTGAAACAACAGTTGGCCCACTTGTTGAGTGCAATGAGGTTGAGGTCCTGGAAAGGGCAAGAAACTTGATTGGTTTTGTTTATTCGCTAAGAGAGATTCAAGAATTGAAGGAAAGCAAGTTTGATGATGATAAGCATAGCAGGGTGAAGGAGCTTGTTAAGAATATGCAAACAGTATTATCTCACGAAATAGGGCCTGTTTCTTTAAATGCACAAGAGAAAGTATCCCTTCCAGATGATCTTGTCCTGAATGAAAATCTTGCAGAGCTTGTTGACATCATCAGTGAAGATGACACTACTCTGTCATCTTCAATTGTTTTCTACCCTCGTAGCTGTGGTTCAGTCGAAACCAGAGATGAACCTGCATTATCACTTGGttcatcttctcttctttctgAGCACCGTAAAAGGCACGGACTGTACTATCTTCCAACAGGAAAAGCGGAGGATGGGCCAGTTGATTATCCTCATGCCAATGATCCTCTGCTGCCTGCTAGCAGCGAAAGTGCTCTGGATGATAAATTGAAGACTATCCAGCCTGTTACCGGTGGGAAAAAACCGAAGGCCGTCAAGTCCAGACCAAAAGTAGTGAAGTTAGATGGTGAGGATTTCCTAAGTTCTATGGTGGCTAGTGCAAGTGTTCCAAAAGAAGATTCTTTATCTGGTGCTGTACGTGGTGTACTGTTGGGTAGAGATCTCAAGCCATCATCTTCACAAAAGGCTTCAGATAAGGCTCACGAAGGAATTATAAACAAAATGGACTCTGGTGAATCTAGTTCTCAGTGGAAAAATAATGTAGATGCTGATTTCGTAGGCCATCCCACTTCAAGTTCTAGACCAAGTATTCAACAGAGCCATGATAAAGAGAGTACAAACCCTCTTGAAAGTGATGGGAAGGAAGCGAGAAGATCTAGGAGTGGGCATCGTCAAGGAAAACATAAGCATAGAGAAAGGCATAGCACTCAACCTGATGTACCTCAAGCTCCTATAATCCAGGATTTTCTTCTATAG